A section of the Paenibacillus odorifer genome encodes:
- a CDS encoding TetR/AcrR family transcriptional regulator, with the protein MVGTKNNRRTKYTINLIKESFLVLLETKKLPQITVTEICNYADINRGTFYLHYKDPFELFEVMQNEFNKELVEALQEGGSPCTSEESMVKLLNIIQDKKTMYQLLISESGKSEFLTRVLLEQNWNEPFLRDYSFTYKVYGSIGVINQWLESNGGESPQSIANIIYSLGHQNK; encoded by the coding sequence ATGGTTGGAACCAAGAATAACAGAAGAACTAAATATACGATTAATCTCATTAAAGAGAGCTTCCTGGTTTTATTAGAAACCAAAAAGTTACCTCAAATAACGGTCACTGAAATATGTAACTACGCTGATATCAACCGTGGCACCTTTTATTTGCACTACAAAGATCCTTTTGAATTATTTGAAGTGATGCAGAATGAATTTAATAAAGAATTGGTGGAAGCATTACAAGAAGGAGGCAGTCCTTGCACATCTGAAGAATCCATGGTCAAACTGTTAAACATCATTCAAGATAAGAAAACCATGTATCAGCTTCTAATTTCAGAGAGTGGAAAAAGTGAATTTTTAACACGAGTTTTACTTGAACAAAATTGGAACGAACCCTTTCTAAGGGACTATTCTTTCACTTACAAGGTTTATGGATCTATTGGAGTCATTAATCAGTGGCTCGAGTCCAATGGTGGAGAAAGTCCGCAATCCATTGCTAATATAATTTATTCTTTGGGTCATCAGAACAAATAG
- a CDS encoding YfcC family protein — METVKRKIKWSLPHSYTLIFLIIVAIAGLTWIVPSGQFDRQEVLVDGSSRTAIIPGTYHTVPKISEQGDLRQGFAQIASAPLEGIINAADVVAFVLIVGGAFGIILQTGAIDRALMALAGRLKSKGILLIPIAMVIFSLGGSTFGMSEEIIPLYAIFIPLMFALGFDSMAAILILFLGTQIGYVGSTVNPFSVLIAQGVAGVQGNPQLWLRFIEWVVFTAISIGFTMWYAQRVKKNPEKSAVFQNDILNRQHFIKENDGIDVSFSNRDKLIIGGFIFTLGLIVWGILSKGWYMTEIGALFFALGIFSGIVTRMSQKEIAENFVKGCGEFIYAAVIIGLARGILVVAENGMIIDTILNGLATMLEGLPNYLFTTIMLVVHNIITFLVPSSSGEAALTMPVLAPLGDLVGVNREAVVTAYQFGNGLTNLISPTGGVLLAGLAIARINFGQWLKVILKLFPILWLVAAIFAAVSSAVGM, encoded by the coding sequence ATGGAAACGGTTAAACGTAAAATAAAATGGTCCCTTCCTCATAGTTATACATTGATTTTTCTGATTATCGTGGCTATTGCCGGATTAACCTGGATTGTCCCGAGCGGCCAATTTGACCGTCAGGAAGTGCTGGTGGATGGTTCCTCCAGAACAGCCATCATCCCGGGAACCTATCATACCGTTCCCAAAATCAGTGAGCAAGGGGATTTGAGACAAGGATTTGCCCAAATTGCCAGTGCGCCGTTAGAAGGAATCATCAATGCTGCTGATGTCGTCGCCTTCGTCCTGATTGTAGGGGGAGCTTTTGGAATTATTCTGCAGACTGGGGCGATTGACCGGGCACTGATGGCTCTAGCCGGAAGACTCAAAAGTAAAGGGATATTACTGATTCCGATAGCCATGGTGATTTTCAGCCTGGGGGGTTCAACCTTTGGAATGAGTGAAGAAATCATTCCGCTTTATGCCATTTTTATACCGTTAATGTTTGCCTTGGGCTTTGACTCCATGGCGGCGATTCTCATTCTATTTCTCGGTACACAGATCGGCTATGTCGGATCAACCGTTAATCCTTTCTCTGTATTGATTGCGCAAGGCGTAGCAGGGGTGCAGGGAAATCCACAGCTATGGCTCAGATTTATTGAATGGGTTGTTTTTACTGCGATATCGATTGGTTTTACGATGTGGTATGCGCAGCGGGTGAAGAAGAATCCGGAGAAATCAGCGGTATTCCAAAATGATATTCTAAACCGCCAACACTTCATCAAGGAGAACGATGGGATAGATGTAAGTTTCTCGAACCGGGATAAATTAATTATTGGAGGCTTCATCTTTACCTTGGGGCTAATTGTCTGGGGAATACTGAGCAAAGGCTGGTATATGACCGAGATCGGAGCGCTTTTCTTTGCACTTGGGATTTTTTCGGGGATTGTCACCCGGATGAGTCAGAAGGAAATTGCCGAGAATTTTGTTAAAGGTTGCGGAGAATTTATCTACGCTGCCGTGATTATCGGTTTGGCCCGGGGGATCCTCGTCGTTGCAGAGAACGGGATGATTATCGATACCATTTTGAATGGGCTGGCTACTATGCTTGAGGGCTTGCCGAATTACTTGTTCACCACCATCATGCTGGTCGTGCATAATATTATTACGTTCTTGGTTCCTTCTTCATCAGGAGAGGCGGCCTTGACGATGCCTGTGCTTGCACCATTAGGCGATCTTGTGGGTGTTAACCGCGAAGCAGTAGTAACCGCATACCAATTTGGAAATGGATTAACGAATCTCATTTCGCCAACAGGCGGTGTGCTGCTGGCAGGTTTGGCCATCGCCCGGATCAATTTTGGACAATGGTTAAAGGTAATTCTCAAGCTGTTTCCGATTCTTTGGCTGGTGGCGGCAATCTTTGCCGCAGTTTCCTCAGCTGTAGGCATGTAG
- a CDS encoding GNAT family N-acetyltransferase, translating to MIKIRNMTENEFEKFKEWSVNDYAKDLIKSKMSSDKDAYKCAEKEFNELLPMGLSTKNNYLYVMINHSLEKIGFIWYEKENTSGFICDFLVKQNYRNKGYGFETMKLIEQDAKDKGIRKLRLSVFNFNEPAYNLYKKLKYKEVENNDGNAIMEKILDN from the coding sequence ATGATAAAGATTCGAAATATGACAGAAAATGAATTTGAAAAATTTAAAGAGTGGTCTGTTAATGACTATGCAAAAGATTTAATCAAATCTAAAATGAGTAGCGATAAAGATGCTTATAAGTGTGCTGAAAAAGAATTCAATGAACTACTTCCGATGGGTTTATCAACAAAAAATAATTATTTATATGTAATGATAAATCATAGTTTAGAAAAAATTGGTTTTATTTGGTATGAAAAAGAGAATACATCAGGATTCATTTGTGATTTTTTGGTTAAGCAAAATTACAGAAATAAGGGATATGGATTTGAAACTATGAAATTGATAGAGCAGGATGCCAAAGATAAAGGAATTAGAAAACTCAGACTTAGTGTATTTAATTTCAATGAACCAGCCTACAATCTATATAAAAAACTAAAATATAAAGAAGTTGAGAACAATGATGGAAATGCGATAATGGAAAAAATACTTGATAACTAA
- a CDS encoding sensor domain-containing diguanylate cyclase — translation MLTLRRAEPRQSKKLSLTSLLTGLVTLVVLLTSSILLIGSYESKKQSLMETTLHLNYYNADRMTKTMDSLFQSMRSSLEYSADTLSDDETLTPKQVDDNLELMRNSSNYFNSIAVLDADGLIRNVVPASLGSVGNHITSKVGLEALALKKPYISSPYMTQTTKRLIVFMSQPIFSKNGTYRGILSGTFYLQENNILSMIFGDNNVDDSGSYYYIVDSSGHLLYHPDKQLIGEDVSNNKVVQKLMNGESGEQQVRNTRDVEMLAGYSSVPANGWGIVVVSPISVIHHQLMGHLRTILWYSLFPFIILLMGVILVARKLARPFVYLANLVSRMGKEKIELPEAKPQWSREADLLTKAVLLAVTDIQKQTDQLTQEATTDALTGLMNRRSLEYTMSQWIDSGQPFSLIVLDVDKFKLVNDTYGHLIGDEVLKHVANVIVTSFRPDDVCHRYGGEEFIILLAHTRPEEAFTIAERVRRAMEQSRGPIPTQVTISLGIAHYPIHALEREGLLEKADQALYLAKSRGRNRTMVADV, via the coding sequence TTGCTTACACTGAGAAGAGCCGAGCCGCGTCAAAGTAAAAAGCTCAGTCTCACATCGCTGCTTACGGGCTTGGTTACGCTGGTGGTTCTACTAACCTCAAGCATTCTTCTGATTGGCTCTTACGAGTCCAAAAAACAATCATTGATGGAGACTACACTCCATCTGAATTACTACAACGCTGACCGAATGACCAAAACAATGGATTCCTTATTTCAGTCCATGCGCAGCAGTTTGGAATACAGTGCTGACACACTCTCCGATGACGAAACCTTAACGCCCAAGCAAGTGGATGATAATTTGGAACTGATGCGCAATAGTAGCAATTACTTCAATTCTATCGCCGTGCTCGATGCCGACGGGCTGATCCGCAATGTAGTACCGGCTAGTTTGGGGTCAGTAGGAAACCATATTACTTCTAAGGTCGGTTTGGAAGCTCTGGCGTTAAAGAAACCTTACATATCCTCCCCCTACATGACCCAAACCACCAAGAGACTAATCGTTTTTATGAGTCAGCCGATTTTTAGCAAGAATGGTACATATCGCGGTATTTTGAGCGGCACATTTTATCTGCAGGAGAACAATATTTTGTCTATGATTTTTGGCGATAATAACGTGGACGATTCTGGCTCCTATTATTATATTGTGGATTCAAGCGGGCATCTGTTGTACCACCCGGATAAGCAGCTCATTGGGGAGGATGTTAGCAATAACAAGGTTGTGCAGAAACTCATGAATGGGGAGAGTGGGGAACAGCAAGTGCGTAACACCCGTGACGTTGAAATGCTTGCCGGATACTCCAGCGTTCCAGCCAACGGATGGGGAATTGTGGTCGTTTCGCCGATTAGTGTCATCCATCATCAACTGATGGGGCACCTTCGGACCATTCTCTGGTATTCGTTGTTTCCGTTCATTATACTCCTGATGGGCGTCATTCTCGTAGCACGCAAGCTGGCCCGGCCTTTTGTGTACCTGGCAAATCTGGTGAGCAGGATGGGCAAGGAGAAGATTGAATTGCCAGAAGCGAAGCCGCAATGGAGCCGAGAGGCAGATCTGCTGACCAAGGCTGTGTTGCTTGCCGTGACGGATATTCAGAAGCAGACGGATCAACTGACCCAAGAGGCTACGACGGATGCTCTGACCGGTTTAATGAACCGAAGATCCTTAGAGTATACGATGAGTCAGTGGATTGACTCAGGACAACCGTTTTCGCTCATTGTGCTGGATGTAGACAAATTCAAACTCGTGAACGACACCTACGGCCATCTCATCGGCGACGAAGTGCTGAAACATGTAGCCAATGTTATAGTTACCTCGTTTCGTCCAGACGATGTTTGCCACCGCTACGGCGGTGAAGAGTTCATCATCTTGCTAGCCCACACTAGACCCGAGGAAGCCTTCACCATAGCTGAAAGAGTCCGGCGGGCAATGGAACAAAGCAGGGGGCCAATCCCGACACAGGTTACGATCTCTCTAGGAATCGCCCATTATCCTATTCATGCATTGGAGCGGGAGGGGCTGCTGGAGAAGGCGGATCAAGCGTTATACCTGGCCAAGAGCAGGGGAAGAAACCGGACGATGGTCGCTGATGTTTGA
- a CDS encoding SIS domain-containing protein, giving the protein MNTNQVVQSIREKVAEGISEVYFVACGGSLVDMYPAKYFLDSEAKKLVAGLYTANEFVHALPKRLGTQSVVIVCSHGGNTPESVAAAQVAKQHGAHTIGLTHNKEAALLNYSDYSFLYEWGDDSNVKNNPMAIILDLATQLLDAAEGYAHVEAFQKGLEAIDGIINQGKKQVAPRARVFANKYRNEELYYILTSGASYGHAYGFAICSLMEMQWLHAAAIHSGEFFHGPFEVTDKETPFILMINEGRTRELDERARTFLNQYAEKVEVIDAKELGIGTIADEVVEFFNPVLFYSIICVYREALAEVRNHPLETRRYMGKVAY; this is encoded by the coding sequence ATGAATACAAATCAGGTTGTTCAAAGTATCCGTGAAAAAGTGGCAGAGGGGATTTCAGAGGTATATTTTGTAGCTTGTGGGGGTTCACTGGTTGATATGTATCCCGCGAAATATTTTTTGGATAGTGAAGCGAAGAAACTGGTAGCAGGGCTCTATACGGCGAATGAGTTTGTTCATGCATTGCCTAAACGTCTGGGCACACAATCGGTAGTAATCGTTTGTTCCCATGGCGGAAATACACCGGAATCGGTAGCTGCGGCGCAAGTAGCCAAACAGCATGGAGCGCACACCATTGGCCTAACCCATAACAAGGAAGCTGCGCTGCTGAATTACTCTGATTATTCTTTCTTGTATGAATGGGGAGATGATAGCAATGTGAAAAATAACCCGATGGCTATCATTCTGGATCTCGCTACTCAATTGTTAGATGCGGCTGAAGGGTATGCGCATGTTGAAGCTTTTCAAAAAGGATTGGAAGCCATCGATGGCATTATTAACCAGGGTAAAAAGCAGGTCGCTCCACGTGCCCGTGTGTTTGCCAACAAATACCGTAATGAGGAGCTTTATTATATCTTGACGAGTGGAGCTTCGTACGGACATGCTTATGGATTTGCAATCTGTTCTTTGATGGAAATGCAATGGCTGCATGCTGCGGCGATTCACTCCGGTGAATTCTTCCATGGTCCTTTTGAAGTGACGGATAAAGAAACCCCATTCATCCTAATGATTAATGAAGGGCGCACCCGTGAGCTGGATGAACGAGCACGGACTTTCCTGAATCAGTATGCAGAGAAAGTCGAAGTGATTGATGCTAAAGAGCTGGGAATTGGTACAATTGCTGATGAAGTTGTGGAATTCTTTAATCCGGTATTATTCTACAGTATCATTTGTGTCTATCGCGAGGCTCTTGCCGAGGTGAGAAATCATCCGCTAGAAACCCGCCGTTATATGGGGAAAGTAGCCTACTAA
- a CDS encoding ketopantoate reductase family protein: MTITSDKTNILIVGAGAVGFSVGYHLHLSGTDVTFLVRKGRKADFAPPQKLYCYDDDTLKEFSNFNVIEDIEEIKPQQYQFIIITLDGNVSRSPEGVATLSKLGGVVRNSKTTVIMSAFGSGIREHYIQYMRIPEDQLLRGILGTLSHQSKADLPVHAPTDPKLINQAIVCYKHPANKVGFQVENNNKSAAKQFSALYNNSGVSRCGQVSPAMFNIYSSIGFPVYAACDIVGWPKFSVVIANKDLWQLACRAQGEIASLPKHGLIGKIMSFVMGPRMTAKIHLKMEQDMLPLDYQAFNRFHHGGKVKAQDVESLRNSIVEGELQGRQMKALKELLQRVEHN; this comes from the coding sequence ATGACAATCACTTCAGATAAAACAAACATTCTTATAGTAGGTGCAGGAGCAGTAGGTTTCTCTGTAGGTTACCATCTACATTTATCAGGCACCGATGTTACCTTTCTTGTACGAAAAGGACGAAAAGCAGACTTCGCTCCTCCTCAAAAACTATATTGCTATGACGATGATACATTGAAAGAATTTAGCAACTTTAATGTCATAGAAGATATAGAAGAAATAAAACCTCAGCAGTATCAATTTATTATTATTACATTGGACGGAAATGTGAGCCGTTCACCAGAAGGCGTAGCTACGTTATCCAAATTGGGAGGTGTCGTTCGTAATTCTAAAACTACGGTGATTATGAGTGCGTTTGGAAGCGGGATTCGTGAACATTACATTCAGTATATGAGAATTCCGGAAGACCAGCTGTTAAGAGGAATACTGGGTACGTTAAGTCATCAATCCAAGGCTGATTTGCCTGTGCATGCACCAACAGACCCCAAACTCATTAACCAAGCCATTGTCTGTTACAAACATCCGGCGAACAAGGTCGGTTTCCAGGTCGAGAACAATAATAAATCAGCTGCCAAACAATTTAGCGCACTGTACAATAACTCTGGGGTCTCACGCTGTGGTCAAGTAAGTCCGGCGATGTTCAATATTTACTCAAGTATCGGTTTTCCTGTGTACGCTGCTTGTGATATCGTAGGTTGGCCGAAATTCTCAGTCGTTATTGCAAATAAAGATCTTTGGCAGCTCGCTTGCCGTGCTCAGGGTGAAATAGCATCCCTGCCCAAGCATGGTCTAATCGGTAAGATTATGAGTTTTGTGATGGGGCCACGCATGACAGCAAAAATACATCTCAAAATGGAACAAGATATGCTGCCGCTAGATTATCAAGCATTCAATCGTTTCCATCATGGGGGTAAAGTGAAGGCTCAGGATGTAGAATCTCTACGGAATTCGATTGTAGAGGGAGAACTTCAAGGCCGGCAGATGAAGGCTTTAAAGGAATTATTGCAACGTGTTGAACATAATTAA
- a CDS encoding fructoselysine 6-kinase, which produces MKALGIGDNVVDKYVHQRTMYPGGNALNFSVFAKGEGAVAAFLGVFGDDDEARLVENTLQQLEIDISHCRHHSGENGCARVTLENGERVFLGSNEGGVTRLNPIALSEADREYIRGFDIIHTGLYSHTGHLLAELNELGIPLSFDFSDDFEDAQVERYIGNADFAFFSCSHMTDEETQNFIETKRRREGQVLVATRGGDRSIAYDGASFYYQTPELIEAVDTMGAGDSYITAFLMSMIKDGDIQAAMREGSRLAAKSCMVEGSFGFGASY; this is translated from the coding sequence ATGAAAGCTCTAGGTATTGGCGATAATGTGGTAGACAAGTATGTTCATCAGCGTACGATGTATCCCGGCGGCAATGCACTCAACTTTAGTGTTTTCGCCAAAGGTGAAGGAGCTGTCGCGGCTTTCCTCGGTGTTTTCGGCGATGATGACGAGGCACGTCTTGTGGAAAATACGCTGCAGCAGCTGGAAATCGATATCTCACATTGCAGACATCATAGCGGAGAGAACGGATGTGCACGGGTAACCTTAGAGAATGGGGAACGGGTATTTCTGGGCAGCAACGAAGGCGGGGTTACGAGACTGAATCCAATAGCGTTGAGTGAAGCCGACAGAGAATATATCCGCGGGTTTGATATCATCCATACAGGGCTTTATAGTCACACCGGACATTTGCTTGCGGAGCTGAATGAACTGGGAATTCCCCTCTCTTTTGATTTCTCCGATGACTTCGAGGATGCGCAGGTAGAACGGTATATTGGCAATGCGGATTTTGCTTTCTTTTCCTGCAGCCATATGACGGATGAAGAGACGCAGAATTTTATTGAGACTAAACGCAGAAGAGAAGGCCAAGTATTGGTGGCAACACGCGGGGGAGACAGATCCATTGCCTATGATGGAGCAAGCTTTTATTATCAGACCCCTGAGCTTATTGAGGCTGTTGATACGATGGGAGCAGGCGACTCTTATATTACTGCCTTTTTAATGAGTATGATTAAGGATGGTGATATTCAAGCTGCTATGCGGGAAGGCTCCAGATTAGCTGCCAAGAGCTGTATGGTGGAAGGTTCCTTTGGATTCGGGGCTTCTTATTAA
- a CDS encoding amidohydrolase, translated as MEAVKHGFADRVLLSNAVFTGIEDGASPAFIALQGERIVAVGIPAEAEEWIGPATFVHHLKDAFIMPGIHDNHVFFTGYMSMHRGVDLTNVATIQEALELLKQEAEKIPSKQNVYAYGWSEECWGELPGQSLLDEAFTEWAVIAINLTKSYCWMNKFAQDKYQFLPDQCSAESRALLLHDMMQDQELVRQEFLDFARMLAKRGVTSIKDIGFDRHSGLLPVLEELEATGELPLRVHFALEPVLQPLDISTGLQYKERYQGEFLRFQGYKLMLDGVVADHTGDMLEPYADMPGVTNLQSVDYEGLEEAFRAADSHGIKCCLTAEGDAAIRKAVDMIEDCNRNRGEQRIRHSISDLEYPHPEDIQRMGENGIFAEVYAQILLLNSSYEDAYMAAVAGKENESRFYNYKSMLEANVPITIGTDLPLFLTSVPDSLYAASFRLFPDGSPPGGWNSEQGMPASEVLKAWTINGARHCGMESTGTLEVGKAADIAVFDRNLLDTAATEIRDARVILTITAGQITYDAARNEG; from the coding sequence ATGGAAGCAGTTAAACATGGTTTTGCAGATCGGGTACTGTTGTCTAATGCAGTATTTACAGGAATAGAAGATGGCGCTTCACCGGCATTTATTGCCCTGCAAGGGGAGCGAATCGTCGCGGTTGGAATCCCGGCAGAAGCAGAGGAATGGATAGGACCGGCAACATTTGTTCATCATCTGAAGGATGCGTTCATTATGCCTGGTATACATGATAACCATGTTTTTTTTACCGGTTACATGTCCATGCACCGTGGAGTGGATCTGACGAATGTCGCTACAATTCAAGAGGCTTTAGAGTTGCTTAAACAAGAAGCAGAAAAAATACCCTCAAAGCAAAATGTATACGCTTACGGGTGGAGTGAAGAGTGTTGGGGCGAGCTTCCGGGGCAAAGCTTATTAGACGAAGCTTTTACTGAATGGGCTGTAATCGCCATTAATCTGACGAAAAGCTATTGTTGGATGAACAAGTTTGCTCAGGATAAGTATCAGTTTCTCCCTGACCAATGCAGCGCGGAATCACGCGCCCTCCTCCTTCATGACATGATGCAGGATCAGGAATTAGTCAGACAAGAGTTTTTGGACTTTGCCCGAATGCTTGCTAAACGGGGTGTCACTTCGATAAAAGATATAGGCTTTGACAGGCATAGCGGTTTGTTGCCGGTCCTTGAAGAGCTGGAAGCAACGGGAGAGCTGCCGTTGCGGGTCCATTTTGCGCTTGAACCTGTATTGCAGCCGCTTGATATTTCCACGGGTTTGCAGTACAAAGAGCGTTATCAAGGAGAATTTCTTCGGTTTCAGGGATATAAGCTGATGTTGGATGGTGTGGTAGCTGATCATACGGGAGATATGCTGGAGCCTTATGCGGATATGCCAGGTGTTACAAACTTGCAGTCAGTTGACTACGAAGGGTTAGAAGAGGCATTTCGGGCAGCAGATAGCCATGGAATTAAATGCTGTCTAACGGCTGAGGGGGATGCAGCAATTCGTAAGGCAGTAGACATGATCGAAGATTGCAATCGTAACCGGGGAGAACAGCGGATTAGGCATTCAATCAGCGATTTAGAATATCCACATCCCGAAGACATTCAGAGGATGGGGGAGAACGGGATTTTTGCCGAGGTATATGCCCAGATCTTGCTCTTAAATTCTTCTTATGAGGATGCTTATATGGCTGCTGTGGCCGGAAAAGAGAATGAAAGCCGGTTTTATAATTACAAGTCCATGCTTGAGGCCAATGTACCGATTACGATAGGTACAGATTTGCCGCTTTTCCTCACCAGTGTTCCTGATTCGCTGTATGCGGCTTCTTTTCGGTTGTTCCCTGATGGATCCCCTCCGGGAGGCTGGAATTCCGAGCAGGGGATGCCGGCATCAGAAGTCCTAAAGGCCTGGACGATTAACGGGGCCAGACATTGCGGTATGGAAAGTACAGGAACCTTGGAAGTTGGAAAAGCTGCTGATATCGCTGTATTTGACCGTAATCTTCTGGATACAGCTGCAACCGAGATTAGAGATGCACGTGTGATTTTGACAATTACCGCCGGTCAAATCACCTATGATGCTGCCAGGAACGAGGGGTAG
- a CDS encoding phosphotransferase has product MGGTNVWDAEWEVNEEQARTLIGRQFPQLSSKQVKRLGWGWDNTVFLIGDEYVFRFPRRTIAVGSIRMEGKLLPKLEAYITIPYPKPLFYGEASDEYPAPFLGYAYVLGDFPIGLTEERRALSAETLAKFLRRLHEFPVQAALKCGVQQDHRNLTDIASRKVKLEGFLSKVVEHLSPEESGVIEAYISRLQKDRVEAVNALLHGDLHFKNMLVNENGIVSGIIDWGDLSVGHPACDLSVAYSFLPPYARGVFFETYGGADEETKLLARLIAVYIPILILMQAVDDGNEAIAAEAKSNIMRALSD; this is encoded by the coding sequence ATGGGAGGAACGAATGTATGGGATGCGGAGTGGGAGGTTAACGAAGAGCAGGCGCGGACGCTGATCGGCAGACAATTCCCTCAGCTGTCATCGAAGCAAGTGAAGCGACTGGGCTGGGGCTGGGACAATACGGTTTTTCTCATCGGTGACGAGTACGTGTTCCGGTTTCCAAGAAGAACGATTGCAGTTGGCTCGATTCGTATGGAAGGGAAGCTGCTGCCAAAGCTGGAGGCATATATAACCATCCCCTATCCGAAACCGTTGTTTTATGGCGAAGCAAGTGACGAATACCCGGCACCATTTCTTGGCTATGCCTACGTGCTAGGAGATTTCCCAATCGGTTTGACGGAAGAACGCCGGGCTTTATCGGCAGAGACGCTGGCGAAATTTTTGCGGAGATTGCATGAGTTTCCGGTGCAGGCGGCGCTGAAGTGCGGAGTTCAGCAAGATCATCGAAACTTGACGGACATAGCATCGCGCAAAGTGAAATTGGAGGGCTTTCTATCGAAGGTGGTTGAACACTTGTCGCCGGAGGAGTCCGGTGTGATCGAAGCGTATATTAGCAGGCTGCAAAAGGACCGTGTCGAGGCGGTGAATGCACTGCTACATGGCGATCTTCATTTCAAAAATATGCTTGTGAATGAGAACGGGATCGTTTCCGGCATCATTGATTGGGGCGATCTGAGCGTAGGCCATCCGGCTTGCGATTTGAGCGTTGCTTATAGCTTTTTACCACCTTACGCTCGCGGCGTGTTTTTCGAAACGTACGGAGGAGCGGACGAGGAAACGAAGCTGCTGGCGCGGCTAATCGCGGTATACATCCCCATACTGATCTTAATGCAAGCGGTCGATGACGGGAATGAAGCAATTGCGGCAGAGGCGAAATCCAACATCATGCGGGCACTGTCGGATTAG
- a CDS encoding GntR family transcriptional regulator, producing MLNSEQAEPLYIQLKKAVQSAIANGTFSSGDKIPTEIELSETYNVSRITVRKAIEELVNEGYLTKRQGKGTFVNAQKIGRKIEHVISFTAACKANGVSSHSVVTERTKLKADQETAERLQIQQGEPVLYIQRKRYAGERPLMLENNYYPYDRFSFLMDEKLEGSVYELLRKRYHIDPNQPGETVLQITLADEQQAKLLEIPIGDPLFYMNTIIYDQDSQPVHVGKQYIIGDRYQFTL from the coding sequence ATGTTAAATTCAGAGCAGGCAGAGCCATTATATATTCAATTGAAAAAAGCGGTCCAATCCGCCATTGCGAACGGTACCTTTAGTTCAGGAGATAAAATTCCTACTGAAATTGAGCTTAGTGAAACATATAATGTCAGCCGAATTACTGTTAGGAAAGCTATAGAGGAATTGGTGAATGAGGGATATCTGACGAAACGCCAGGGCAAGGGCACTTTTGTCAACGCACAAAAGATCGGCCGCAAGATTGAGCATGTCATCAGTTTTACGGCGGCCTGCAAAGCCAATGGTGTTTCATCACACAGCGTCGTTACGGAGAGAACTAAACTTAAAGCCGATCAAGAAACCGCGGAGCGGCTGCAAATACAGCAGGGTGAACCGGTGTTATATATTCAACGTAAAAGATATGCTGGCGAAAGACCCCTAATGCTGGAAAATAACTATTATCCGTATGACCGTTTTTCTTTCTTAATGGATGAAAAGCTTGAAGGATCGGTATATGAGCTGCTGCGGAAACGTTATCATATTGATCCCAATCAGCCGGGAGAAACGGTGTTGCAAATCACCTTGGCTGATGAACAGCAAGCAAAATTACTGGAGATTCCCATTGGTGATCCTTTGTTCTATATGAACACTATTATTTATGATCAGGACAGTCAGCCGGTTCATGTAGGCAAGCAGTACATTATCGGTGACCGTTATCAATTTACTTTATAA